A single genomic interval of Corvus hawaiiensis isolate bCorHaw1 chromosome 5, bCorHaw1.pri.cur, whole genome shotgun sequence harbors:
- the UGDH gene encoding UDP-glucose 6-dehydrogenase has protein sequence MFEIKKICCIGAGYVGGPTCSVIAQMCPTIKVTVVDVNEARINAWNSDTLPIYEPGLQEVVESCRGKNLFFSTSIDDAIREADLVFISVNTPTKTYGMGKGRAADLKYIEACARRIVQNSNGYKIVTEKSTVPVRAAESIRRIFDANTKPNLDLQVLSNPEFLAEGTAIKDLKNPDRVLIGGDDSPEGQKAVRALCAVYEHWVPKEKILTTNTWSSELSKLAANAFLAQRISSINSISALCEATGADVEEVARAIGTDQRIGNKFLKASVGFGGSCFQKDVLNLVYLCEALNLPEVARYWQQVIDMNDYQRRRFASRIIDSLFNTVTDKKIAILGFAFKKDTGDTRESSSIYISKYLMDEGAKLHIYDPKVPKEQIILDLSHLGVSEDNQVSRLVTISKDPYEACDGAHALVICTEWDMFKELDYERIHKKMLKPAFIFDGRRVLDDLHNELQVIGFQIETIGKKVSAKRIPFASSCEIPKFSLQDPPVKKPRV, from the exons ATGTTTGAAATTAAGAAGATTTGCTGCATTGGTGCTGGTTATGTTGGTGGGCCAACCTGTAGTGTTATTGCACAAATGTGCCCCACTATCAAAGTTACTGTTGTGGATGTCAATGAGGCCAGAATCAATGCCTGGAATTCAGACACTCTCCCAATCTACGAG ccagggTTACAAGAAGTAGTAGAATCCTGTCGAGGCAAAAACCTCTTCTTTTCCACCAGTATTGATGATGCCATTAGAGAAGCTGatcttgtatttatttct GTTAATACACCAACAAAGACCTATGGGATGGGAAAAGGCCGAGCAGCTGATCTGAAATACATTGAAGCTTGCGCTAGAAGAATTGTACAGAATTCAAATGGCTATAAAATTGTCACTGAGAAAAGTACAGTTCCAGTACGTGCTGCGGAGAGCATTCGTCGAATATTTGATGCCAATACTAAGCCTAACTTGGATTTGCAG GTGCTGTCTAACCCAGAGTTCCTTGCTGAAGGAACAGCCATCAAGGACCTGAAGAACCCGGACAGAGTGCTTATTGGTGGAGATGACTCTCCAGAGGGACAGAAAGCTGTCCgtgctctgtgtgctgtttATGAGCACTGGGTGCCCAAAGAAAAGATCCTTACAACCAATACCTGGTCATCAGAACTTTCTAAACTG GCAGCTAATGCTTTTCTTGCCCAAAGAATCAGCAGCATTAACTCAATCAGTGCTCTGTGTGAAGCTACAGGAGCAGATGTTGAAGAAGTAGCAAGAGCTATTGGAACAGACCAAAGAATTGGAAATAAATTTCTCAAAGCCAGTGTTg GGTTTGGAGGTAGCTGTTTTCAGAAGGATGTCTTGAATTTAGTGTACCTCTGTGAGGCACTGAACTTACCTGAGGTAGCTCGCTACTGGCAACAG GTAATAGACATGAATGATTATCAGAGAAGAAGATTTGCTTCCCGCATTATTGACAGCTTGTTCAATACTGTCACTGACAAGAAGATTGCTATTTTAgggtttgctttcaaaaaggATACTGGGGACACAAG AGAGTCATCCAGTATCTACATTAGCAAGTATTTAATGGATGAAGGAGCAAAGCTCCATATCTATGACCCTAAAGTACCTAAGGAACAAATCATCTTAGATCTCTCACATCTGGGTGTCTCAGAAGATAACCAAG TGTCTCGGTTGGTCACTATCAGTAAAGATCCCTATGAAGCCTGTGATGGAGCCCATGCCCTTGTGATTTGCACTGAATGGGACATGTTTAAG GAGCTGGATTATGAACGTATTCATAAGAAAATGCTAAAGCCTGCATTTATCTTTGATGGTAGGAGAGTTCTAGATGATCTTCACAATGAGCTACAAGTCATTGGCTTCCAG ATTGAAACAATTGGGAAGAAGGTGTCAGCCAAAAGAATTCCTTTTGCTTCTTCATGTGAAATTCCTAAATTCAGCCTGCAGGATCCACCTGTCAAAAAGCCTAGGGTATAA